The Nostoc flagelliforme CCNUN1 genome includes a region encoding these proteins:
- a CDS encoding DUF1822 family protein, which translates to MAGRQKTYSVQLTEDEKKLLQQQANARKTITKFGINAEIFIIEGYLESGRKLMIHSIKNLEERSIPVSITQAALKIARFFADEQVTPEKKKQVYFNTFAVCAVNDYMEMMNIPTDPRTSDSWNCAMHYYADVADLKLSGLGHLECRPLANGNLCHIPPEVPDDRIGVVVVKLDIEHQQATLIGFTKTVKAGELLFNELQTIEDLLAYLDSLESNATEVNLSYWLQNIIDVSWQPISEILAIGTAKTSEF; encoded by the coding sequence ATGGCTGGCAGGCAAAAAACTTACTCTGTGCAACTGACAGAAGATGAAAAAAAACTGTTGCAGCAGCAAGCAAACGCCCGAAAAACTATCACGAAATTTGGAATTAATGCAGAGATATTTATTATAGAAGGTTATCTAGAAAGCGGAAGGAAACTTATGATTCATAGCATTAAAAATTTAGAAGAAAGATCCATTCCGGTATCTATTACCCAAGCCGCCCTAAAGATAGCACGCTTTTTTGCTGATGAACAGGTGACACCAGAAAAGAAAAAGCAGGTATATTTTAATACATTCGCTGTATGTGCGGTAAATGATTACATGGAAATGATGAACATTCCCACAGATCCAAGGACCAGCGATAGTTGGAATTGTGCCATGCACTATTATGCAGATGTGGCAGACCTGAAGTTGAGTGGATTGGGTCACTTAGAATGTCGCCCCTTAGCGAATGGTAATCTCTGCCATATTCCACCAGAAGTCCCGGATGACAGAATCGGCGTAGTTGTAGTTAAGCTAGACATAGAGCATCAACAAGCAACTCTAATCGGGTTTACTAAAACAGTAAAAGCTGGTGAACTTTTGTTCAACGAGTTACAGACTATTGAAGACTTACTTGCATATCTTGATTCACTTGAAAGTAACGCGACGGAAGTCAATTTGAGCTATTGGTTGCAAAATATAATTGATGTAAGTTGGCAGCCGATATCAGAAATTTTAGCAATTGGTACTGCAAAAACAAGCGAGTTCTGA
- a CDS encoding SAM-dependent methyltransferase: protein MMRTVQKLKVEYGDFQTPIELADQVCKKLVELGVKPDIIIEPTCGIGNFVEAASSCFESAKKILGIELNLDYFRQIIEEEKFLHDQRIEIKCEDFFQVDWLSLIGESNEEILVLGNLPWVTNSQQGSIGGINLPKKSNFQNHTGLDAITGKSNFDISEWMLIQFVKYLQKHNSYLAVLCKTSVSRKILNYIYCEKLNLAYCAVYKIDSKKYFDAAVEACLFFCKFDSNSQKYYCDVFDSLESSVRSRIGYSNNILVRDLITFKKVEDLYNKQSKTKWRSGIKHDCASVMEFRKNNDYFINGLGESYELEETYIFPLVKGSSVAQNKTKTTDRYILVTQSLVGESTESIKYLAPRTWAYLEKHESLLNSRKSKIYQNSPRFSIFGVGSYTFAPWKIAICGLYKKLSFRLIGQINEKPAIFDDTVYFLSFLDEESAYESYQLLNSSLAKDFYSSLIFWDEKRPIKSSILNSLNLAALAKLVL, encoded by the coding sequence CTGATGCGTACTGTTCAAAAACTTAAAGTAGAATACGGTGATTTTCAAACGCCGATAGAATTAGCAGATCAGGTATGTAAAAAGCTAGTAGAGCTTGGTGTTAAACCAGATATTATAATTGAGCCTACTTGTGGAATAGGAAATTTTGTTGAAGCTGCCTCATCTTGTTTTGAATCAGCAAAAAAAATTTTAGGAATTGAATTAAACCTTGATTACTTTAGACAAATTATAGAAGAAGAAAAGTTTTTACATGACCAAAGGATTGAAATTAAATGTGAAGATTTTTTTCAAGTAGATTGGTTATCACTAATAGGTGAATCAAATGAAGAAATATTAGTGCTTGGTAATTTACCTTGGGTAACAAACTCACAACAGGGTAGCATTGGGGGCATAAATTTGCCCAAAAAGAGCAATTTTCAGAATCATACTGGTTTAGATGCAATTACAGGAAAAAGTAATTTTGATATATCCGAATGGATGCTCATACAGTTTGTAAAATACTTACAGAAGCATAACAGTTATCTAGCGGTGCTTTGTAAAACTTCGGTTTCTAGAAAAATATTAAATTATATCTATTGTGAAAAGCTAAATCTTGCTTACTGTGCAGTTTATAAGATAGATTCTAAGAAATATTTTGATGCTGCTGTTGAGGCTTGCTTATTTTTCTGTAAATTTGATTCAAACTCACAAAAATACTACTGTGATGTATTTGATAGTCTTGAAAGCTCAGTTCGCTCTCGTATAGGCTATTCAAATAATATTCTTGTTAGGGATTTGATTACCTTTAAAAAGGTAGAAGACTTATATAATAAACAATCAAAAACAAAATGGCGTTCTGGTATTAAGCATGATTGCGCTAGCGTAATGGAATTTCGGAAAAATAATGACTATTTTATAAACGGGTTAGGAGAATCTTATGAACTCGAAGAAACTTATATTTTCCCATTAGTCAAAGGTTCTTCTGTTGCCCAAAATAAAACAAAAACGACTGATCGATATATTTTAGTTACTCAAAGTCTCGTTGGCGAGTCTACTGAATCTATAAAATATTTAGCGCCTAGAACATGGGCATATTTAGAAAAGCATGAAAGTCTTTTAAATAGCAGGAAAAGTAAAATTTATCAAAATAGCCCTAGATTCTCTATTTTTGGTGTTGGTTCATATACTTTTGCACCTTGGAAAATAGCAATATGTGGACTTTATAAAAAATTAAGTTTTAGATTAATCGGTCAAATAAATGAAAAACCTGCTATTTTTGATGATACTGTTTACTTTCTCAGTTTTTTGGATGAGGAAAGTGCATACGAATCATATCAACTTTTAAATTCTTCATTAGCTAAAGATTTTTATTCATCTCTAATATTTTGGGATGAAAAACGCCCAATTAAATCTAGTATTTTAAATAGTTTAAACTTGGCAGCTTTAGCAAAGCTAGTACTTTAA
- a CDS encoding type II restriction-modification system restriction endonuclease: MPILTAEILCLEAEIFSLAESQHPEPLLYGVTDGKAVGTYLEQKFRLYLKTKYDFIQGNSASGIDFPGLLIDMKVTSVRQPQSSCPFKSARQKIFGLGYSLLIFVYDKADNSINRTATLNILHTIYVSAERTADFQMTRGISSILENEGNKDDLIAFMLDRNLPVDELEASNIADEILRNPPLQGFLTISNALQWRLQYGRVIERAGQEKGIITVYRANL; encoded by the coding sequence ATGCCGATTTTGACAGCAGAAATCCTTTGTTTAGAAGCTGAAATATTTTCATTAGCCGAGTCTCAGCATCCAGAACCTCTGCTGTACGGTGTTACTGATGGAAAAGCTGTCGGAACTTACCTAGAGCAGAAATTTCGGCTTTACTTAAAAACTAAGTACGATTTCATACAAGGAAACTCCGCAAGTGGTATTGATTTTCCGGGGTTGCTTATAGACATGAAGGTAACAAGTGTTAGACAACCACAATCATCATGCCCATTCAAATCTGCACGCCAAAAAATTTTTGGGCTTGGCTATTCATTGCTTATCTTTGTCTACGATAAGGCAGATAATAGTATAAACCGCACGGCAACTCTGAATATTTTGCATACGATTTACGTAAGTGCTGAAAGAACCGCAGATTTCCAGATGACACGTGGAATTTCTAGTATTTTAGAGAACGAAGGTAATAAAGATGACCTAATTGCTTTTATGCTCGACCGCAATTTGCCTGTTGACGAACTTGAAGCAAGTAACATCGCGGATGAAATATTGAGAAATCCACCTTTACAGGGATTTTTAACGATTTCCAATGCTTTGCAATGGCGGCTTCAGTATGGGAGAGTAATAGAACGTGCTGGTCAAGAAAAAGGTATAATTACCGTTTATAGAGCTAATCTCTGA